The Nitrospiria bacterium genome includes a window with the following:
- a CDS encoding transporter produces MVWINSMKGFVGGMAFWFLLIGTSYAHEPIFMISHEAPGKGAFDLHTEMTHERQGDEREFEIEQEFTYGLTRDLAVGLSMPFVREEEMTSTGQDVENGLGDPTVRLKWRFWDKDLPGVKYAIATVIQSTLPVGEGDGRLGRDQPSILGGLAHGREGLHWYYFVDARYLYHVEDHQSMPGNRIYFDVAYGLRPELRGLEETDIVYFFELNYLHERQAEVSGIPNPDTGGDFLFFSPEILISPTNRVMLRGGVQIPVLQSLNGQQEPKDFNFKALAEFRF; encoded by the coding sequence ATGGTTTGGATCAATTCAATGAAGGGATTCGTTGGAGGAATGGCCTTTTGGTTCCTATTGATAGGAACCTCCTATGCCCATGAACCCATATTTATGATCAGCCATGAGGCACCCGGTAAAGGAGCTTTTGACCTTCATACCGAAATGACCCATGAGCGCCAGGGAGATGAGCGGGAGTTTGAGATAGAGCAAGAATTCACCTACGGTCTGACGCGGGACTTGGCCGTAGGCCTTTCCATGCCCTTTGTCCGTGAGGAAGAAATGACCTCAACGGGTCAAGACGTAGAAAACGGCCTGGGTGATCCGACTGTGCGCCTCAAATGGCGTTTTTGGGATAAAGATCTTCCCGGCGTGAAGTATGCCATTGCCACTGTGATTCAGTCCACTCTTCCAGTCGGTGAAGGGGATGGAAGGCTTGGCCGTGATCAACCGAGCATTCTCGGGGGCCTGGCCCATGGGCGTGAGGGGCTGCACTGGTACTATTTTGTGGACGCTCGATACCTTTATCATGTTGAAGATCATCAGAGCATGCCGGGGAACCGGATCTATTTCGATGTGGCGTATGGGCTGCGCCCGGAACTTCGGGGGTTGGAAGAAACAGACATTGTTTATTTCTTCGAATTAAATTATCTCCATGAGCGACAGGCCGAGGTCAGTGGAATTCCAAATCCCGACACCGGCGGGGATTTTCTCTTTTTCTCCCCCGAAATTTTAATTTCACCAACGAATCGAGTCATGTTGCGGGGTGGGGTACAGATTCCGGTTCTGCAATCGTTAAACGGACAACAAGAGCCGAAGGATTTTAATTTTAAGGCACTTGCGGAGTTTAGATTTTAG
- a CDS encoding GDCCVxC domain-containing (seleno)protein, whose protein sequence is MEINARITCPFCRFEKEETMPRDFCQINYICGRCKRMMKPKPGTCCIFCSYSDTVCPPKQMNNF, encoded by the coding sequence ATGGAAATAAATGCCCGAATCACATGTCCCTTTTGCCGTTTTGAGAAAGAGGAGACCATGCCGAGGGATTTTTGTCAAATCAATTACATCTGTGGACGTTGCAAGAGGATGATGAAACCTAAACCTGGGACCTGTTGTATCTTTTGTTCCTACAGCGATACCGTTTGTCCACCGAAACAAATGAATAACTTTTAA
- a CDS encoding MerR family transcriptional regulator, giving the protein MKTFSSGQLAKKAGVHIETIRFYERRGLIPKMPRTGSGYRTFSDESVTRIQFIKGAQMVGFTLKEIQDLFSLRVDPKTSCGNIKKRAEIKISEIDSKILALKKMRKALFRLKHSCRGRGPTSECPILEALDRRGGKIL; this is encoded by the coding sequence ATGAAGACTTTTTCTTCGGGCCAATTGGCCAAAAAAGCCGGTGTCCATATTGAAACCATCCGGTTTTATGAACGGCGCGGACTTATTCCTAAAATGCCCCGGACCGGTTCGGGGTATCGAACATTTTCGGATGAGAGTGTGACCCGGATTCAATTTATTAAAGGGGCACAAATGGTGGGTTTTACTCTCAAGGAGATTCAGGATCTGTTTTCCCTACGGGTTGATCCAAAGACCTCTTGCGGGAATATTAAAAAAAGAGCCGAGATCAAAATTTCAGAGATTGATTCAAAAATCTTGGCCCTGAAAAAAATGAGAAAAGCACTGTTTCGTTTAAAACATTCTTGCAGAGGGCGCGGTCCCACCAGTGAATGTCCGATTTTGGAAGCTCTGGATCGTCGAGGAGGAAAAATCCTTTGA
- a CDS encoding NHL repeat-containing protein, whose product MKRPNSFIPGPFIISYYIGFILLFLWGISESSAEDGFKLLSTWGKTGEAPGQFREPMGLAFDPEGNLYVADTRNARIQKFTEKGEFLLQFGEPGKGPGEFSKPVDVVVDQTGQVYVSDYDLDRIQIFSPEGKFLRQWGKSGKDRGHFTVAAGLGMDRERRRIYLAEFYNKRVEVYDLDGELQFQVGEPGRVWGGAMNYPTDVAVDRDGNIYVADAYNHRIQKFTPKGKVLAKWGGFFGWGIPASWKGWFRVPSGIGVDSEGRIFVADSANHRMVALSGNGRVLDQWDLDLPTELLSPNRVAVGLDSRIFATDTAHDRLLVFEFLSNGD is encoded by the coding sequence GTGAAAAGACCAAATTCCTTCATACCCGGGCCATTTATTATTTCCTATTATATAGGGTTTATTTTACTTTTTTTGTGGGGTATTTCGGAATCATCCGCTGAAGACGGTTTTAAACTCCTTTCGACATGGGGAAAAACCGGGGAGGCCCCAGGACAATTTCGGGAGCCTATGGGCCTTGCGTTTGATCCCGAAGGAAACCTGTATGTTGCGGATACCCGTAATGCTCGGATTCAAAAATTCACAGAAAAAGGAGAATTTCTTCTCCAATTTGGAGAACCCGGTAAGGGCCCGGGGGAATTTTCAAAACCGGTGGATGTTGTCGTAGACCAGACGGGTCAGGTTTATGTCAGTGACTACGATCTCGATCGGATACAGATCTTTTCTCCTGAAGGCAAATTTTTGAGGCAGTGGGGAAAAAGTGGAAAGGATCGTGGTCATTTTACGGTTGCCGCTGGGTTGGGAATGGATCGTGAACGGAGGCGGATCTATCTTGCTGAGTTTTATAACAAGCGGGTGGAGGTCTATGACCTGGATGGAGAACTTCAGTTCCAGGTCGGAGAACCTGGGAGAGTCTGGGGTGGAGCTATGAACTATCCAACCGATGTGGCCGTGGATCGGGATGGGAATATATACGTGGCGGATGCCTATAATCACCGGATCCAGAAGTTCACCCCCAAAGGCAAGGTCCTAGCTAAATGGGGTGGTTTCTTCGGCTGGGGGATCCCAGCTTCCTGGAAAGGCTGGTTTCGGGTGCCTTCCGGTATCGGGGTGGATTCAGAAGGGCGGATCTTTGTGGCCGACAGTGCCAACCACCGGATGGTTGCACTCTCGGGGAACGGCCGTGTTTTGGATCAGTGGGACCTGGATCTTCCTACCGAATTATTATCACCCAACCGTGTGGCTGTGGGCCTGGATAGCCGGATCTTTGCCACCGATACGGCCCATGACAGGTTATTGGTGTTTGAATTTCTATCTAATGGGGATTAA